From the Actinomadura luzonensis genome, the window AGGCCACGCGCAGCGGCAAGGCCGCGGTCGTCAGGACCAGCAATGCCCCCACCACCGCCGCGTACGGGGCCGGCGCCCGTCGAACCGTCAGCGCGGTCAGGACGACCAGCGCGGTCACCTCGACGAACATGAACACCACCACCACGTCCGGCACGGATCCCCGGTAGGCGACGTCCATCAGGACCGAGACCGCGCAGGCCGCGCCGGTGGTGACGGCCGCGAACCCCGGGGGCCGGCGCAGCAGCACCGCGGCCACGGCGGCCACCGCCGTCCAGGCGGCGAGGGGAGCCGGTGTGCCGGCGGCCGTCATGGCCAGGATCGTGATGACCGTCATGGCCGAGATGATGACGATCCACCAGATGCGACGCCTTGCGCCCGCCGGCGGGGATTGGTGCACCATTCATCGAGCCTAGTGCTCGGCTCTCGGCGATGATCAAGCTTTGGTCAGGCCTTGCGGCAGAGGACATGATCGATCAGTGTCGCGGCGGCCTTGTCCTGGCGGAGCAGGGCGTCCAGCGAGTCCTTGCGCTCGCTCGACATCGAGACGATCACGCTGAGCTTGCCGTCCGCCGAGACGCCCGTCCGGGTCATGTAGCCCAGGATGTCCCCTCCGTGTCCCCAGGAGACGCCGCCGCAGGACAGCGGACGGGTGAACACCCCCAGCCCGTACCGGGCGCCGGGCCAGATGCGGTCCGTCTGCTCGTCGACGGGGACGGTGTGCCGCATCTGCGCGAGCTCGGCCCGGCCCAGCAGCTTTCCGCCCAGCAGGGCGCGGAAGAAGCGGTTGAGGTCGGCGGTGGTCGATATGAGGCCGCCGGAGGCGTCGGCGTCGCGGTGTTCGGTGACGTCCGTCGGCTTTCCCTTCGCGGAGTAGAAGTCGTAACCCCTGGCGTGCGGTTGCGGGACCTTGGCGGACCTTCCCGGCCACAGCGTGTGCCGCAGGCCGAGCGGCCTGATGATGCGGTCCTCGACCTCCTGGTGCCACAGCCGGCCGGTCACCCTCTTGATGATCATGCCGAGCAGGGCGTATCCGGTGTTGGCGTAGCTCCACCTCTCGCCGGGCGCGAAGTCGGGCTGGTGGCGCATCGCCCGCGCCACCACCTGCTCGGGGGTGAAGGTGTCGAAGCGGTGCTGGTAGTACTCCTTGGCCGAGCCGATCGCGGTCGGGTAGGGGTAGTCGTCATGGATGCCGCTGGTGTGCTGGAGCAGGTCGCGGACCGACATCTTGCCGCCGTCGTTGCCGTTGCCCGTCACCAGGCCCGGAAGCCACTGCTCCACGGTGTCGTCCAGCGACAGCCGGCCCTCGCTGACGAGTTGCAGGATCACGGTGGCCACGAAGGTCTTGTTGTTGCTGCCGATGCGGAAGTAGCCGTTCGCGGGGACCGGGCGCCTGGTCCTGAGGTCAGCGACCCCGCTGGTCGCGATCATGCTCTTGCCGTCGGGTCCGACCACCTGGGCCTGTACGCCGACGACTCCGGCGTCGCGTACCGCGTCGGCGTCGTGCTGGAGATCGGCCTGGTCGTAGGCCCGCGACTGGTCATGCTGTGGTGGGAGCGTCGCCGAGACGGCGATCGCGGTGATCAGCGTGACGGCCTTGACGGCCAGGGCTTGTCCCGCAATGAGGTGAAGCATCGGTACCCCCGGTTCTTGTTGCCGCTCGGTCGCCAGCAAG encodes:
- a CDS encoding serine hydrolase domain-containing protein, with protein sequence MLHLIAGQALAVKAVTLITAIAVSATLPPQHDQSRAYDQADLQHDADAVRDAGVVGVQAQVVGPDGKSMIATSGVADLRTRRPVPANGYFRIGSNNKTFVATVILQLVSEGRLSLDDTVEQWLPGLVTGNGNDGGKMSVRDLLQHTSGIHDDYPYPTAIGSAKEYYQHRFDTFTPEQVVARAMRHQPDFAPGERWSYANTGYALLGMIIKRVTGRLWHQEVEDRIIRPLGLRHTLWPGRSAKVPQPHARGYDFYSAKGKPTDVTEHRDADASGGLISTTADLNRFFRALLGGKLLGRAELAQMRHTVPVDEQTDRIWPGARYGLGVFTRPLSCGGVSWGHGGDILGYMTRTGVSADGKLSVIVSMSSERKDSLDALLRQDKAAATLIDHVLCRKA